In Solanum pennellii chromosome 3, SPENNV200, a single window of DNA contains:
- the LOC107014864 gene encoding uncharacterized protein LOC107014864 translates to MIQNPKQLTLSTFHIHTTAAKKKWNPFSMAISTSFCRPISSFNAITSPSLCYFKPLYHHLKLDPSLPLVKCCSSHIGQSPEHINGRQPDLSPIAPFGVTMTNNGTSKPSYRWRRVLLKVSGEALAGDQAQNIDPKITMAIAREVAAVTLLGIEVAIVVGGGNIFRGSSWAGSSGLDRSSADYIGMLATVMNAIFLQATMESIGIPTRVQTAFRMSEVAEPYIRRRAVRHLEKGRVVIFAAGTGNPFFTTDTAAALRCAEINAEVVLKATNVDGVYDDNPKHNPNARLQDNLTYHDVISKELSVMDLTAITLCQENNIPVVVFNLNKTGNITKAIKGERVGTLIGDTWNTEAVVS, encoded by the exons ATGATACAAAACCCCAAACAATTAACATTATCCACATTCCACATACATACAACAGCGGCAAAGAAAAAGTGGAATCCCTTTTCCATGGCTATCTCTACATCCTTTTGCCGCCCCATTTCCTCTTTCAATGCTATCACTTCACCGTCTCTCTGTTACTTCAAACCCTTGTACCACCACTTGAAACTTGATCCTTCTTTGCCCCTAGTCAAGTGTTGCTCCTCTCACATTGGACAATCTCCAGAACACATCAACGGCAG GCAACCTGATTTATCTCCTATAGCTCCTTTTGGTGTCACAATGACAAATAATGGAACATCTAAACCATCATATAGATGGCGTAGGGTACTGCTTAAAGTTAGTGGTGAGGCACTAGCAGGAGATCAAGCACAAAACATTGATCCAAAG ATCACAATGGCCATTGCGAGGGAAGTGGCAGCTGTCACTCTACTTGGCATCGAg GTTGCAATAGTTGTTGGTGGAGGTAATATTTTTCGTGGATCCTCCTGGGCAGGAAGTAGTGGACTGGATCGTTCCTCTGCTGATTATATTGG GATGTTGGCAACTGTAATGAATGCAATATTCTTACAAGCTACAATGGAGAGCATTGGAATCCCCACAAGAGTCCAGACTGCATTTAGAATGTCGGAAGTTGCTGAACCATATATCCGTAGAAGGGCTGTTAGGCATCTTGAGAAAGGGAGAGTAGTGATTTTTGCAGCAGGAACTGGAAATCCCTTCTTCACGACAGACACTGCTGCAGCACTGCGTTGTGCAGAGA TTAATGCTGAGGTGGTGTTGAAGGCAACAAATGTTGATGGAGTCTATGATGATAACCCTAAGCATAATCCTAATGCTCGTCTTCAGGATAACCTGACTTACCATGATGTTATTTCAAAAGAGCTCTCAGTGATGGACCTTACTGCGATTACTTTGTGCCAAGAGAATAACATTCCAG tTGTCGTTTTTAATCTCAATAAAACAGGTAACATTACTAAAGCCATTAAAGGAGAGAGAGTTGGCACATTGATTGGTGACACATGGAATACAGAAGCAGTAGTATCTTAA
- the LOC107013424 gene encoding uncharacterized protein LOC107013424, translating to MANLTKLEFVALQSSGKNYLSWILDAEINLDAMGLGDTIKIKNKASKQDCAKAMIFLRHHIDEILKIESLTVKDPLILWNNLKERYDHLKMVIHPNAQYDWMNLRLQDFKSIHEYNSVMFKITSQLKLCGDTVNDIDMLEKTFSTFHASNVLLQQQYREKGFKKYSELISHLLVAEQNDDLLMKNHENRPTGSTPLPEVNEVYVHHARRGRGHGHNYDQELNPFPGVNHSQKKK from the coding sequence atggctAATCTTACTAAACTTGAGTTCGTTGCCCTTCAAAGTTCTGGCAAGAACTACCTTTCATGGATATTGGATGCTGAAATCAATTTGGATGCTATGGGTCTTGGAGAcaccattaaaattaaaaataaagcatCAAAACAAGACTGTGCTAAAGCAATGATATTCTTACGTCATCATATTGacgaaattttgaaaattgaatctCTCACAGTCAAAGATCCACTCATTCTGTGGAATAATCTAAAAGAAAGGTATGACCATTTGAAGATGGTCATTCATCCAAATGCACAATATGATTGGATGAATTTAAGACTACAAGACTTTAAGTCTATTCATGAGTACAATTCTGTCATGTTCAAAATTACTTCTCAATTGAAACTATGTGGAGATACAGTTAATGATATTGATATGCTGGAAAAAACGTTCTCCACATTTCATGCCTCGAATGTGCTTTTACAGCAACAATATCGAGAAAAAGGTTTCAAGAAGTATTCTGAACTGATTTCTCATCTTCTCGTGGCTGAACAAAATGATGATTTGTTAATGAAAAATCACGAGAATCGTCCCACTGGATCTACACCACTTCCTGAAGTGAATGAGGTGTACGTCCACCACGCTAGGCGTGGAAGAGGCCATGGTCATAATTATGACCAAGAGCTAAATCCTTTTCCCGGTGTTAAtcattcacaaaagaaaaaatag